TCGAGGGCTTCCTGGCCCTGCTCAGCGCTCACACTGGTAATCCGGCCCTGTTCAAAAGTGATCGAGAAGCCGTCAATCACATTCCCGCCGTAGCTGAGCGGCTTCGTGCTGCGGACCGTACCGTTCACACCGGTTTTCTTGGGAGCCGTGAAGACTTCTTCCGTTGGCATGTTGGCGACAAAAGAATGACCTTTGGCATTGATGCTGTCTCCTTGCGCCCATAAATGGCCTTCAGGCAGCTCGATGCTAAGGTCAGTTCCAGGTGCTATGTAATGCAGGCTGGCGTACTTTTTCGCGTTAAGAACATTAGCCTTCGACTCAAGTGTGTCGAGATGCTCCTGCCAGGCGGCAACAGGGTCCTCACGGTCAAGACGGACAGTATGGAAGATAGCCTCCCACAGCTTGTCTACACGCTGGTCAGCAGGGATCTCAGGGAAGACTTTGTCTGCCCAAGGCTGGGAAGGAATTGCTACAATGCTCCAGCTAACCTTGTCGGACATCTGCAATTCACGGTATTTCGTAAGCGCTGCGCCCCGTGTCTTTTGGAAGTTCGCAATCCGCTCAGGATCAATGCCTTTGAGGGCATCCGGGTTCTCGGCAATGACCGACAGGAAGGCGGCACCGTTCTCGGCAAACTCGGTCATTTCACCGGCAAACCAGGTTGGGGCCTTGGTGAATACTTCGGGCGACGCATGCTCGAACTGCTGGCGGGTAATGAACTCGTCACTCCAGTTCACCTTAACCTGGCTGGCCCCGATGGCATACGCCTTGGCAGTAATCAGGCGGACGAACTCGGCTGCAGTGATCGGGGCGT
The sequence above is a segment of the Paenibacillus sp. FSL R7-0204 genome. Coding sequences within it:
- a CDS encoding aminopeptidase, whose translation is MSMTETELQDKLSKYADLAVQIGVNVQPGQILVVNAPITAAEFVRLITAKAYAIGASQVKVNWSDEFITRQQFEHASPEVFTKAPTWFAGEMTEFAENGAAFLSVIAENPDALKGIDPERIANFQKTRGAALTKYRELQMSDKVSWSIVAIPSQPWADKVFPEIPADQRVDKLWEAIFHTVRLDREDPVAAWQEHLDTLESKANVLNAKKYASLHYIAPGTDLSIELPEGHLWAQGDSINAKGHSFVANMPTEEVFTAPKKTGVNGTVRSTKPLSYGGNVIDGFSITFEQGRITSVSAEQGQEALEYLISLDEGAKYLGEVALVPHQSPISESGILYFNTLFDENASNHLAIGTAYAFCLEGGKEMNQDELTARGLNNSVTHVDFMIGSAEMDIYGITADGKREPVFQKGNWAF